The genomic segment GGTTACGGTATTGTAATAGCGAAATGtcagtattatttaattcactTGATTTTATAtagcattgtaaaataaatttataagcatttgccATACGGTCATATAGAAGATATATTTTAGGAAGTTCAGACTGGAATTCaagatttaaatcatttaaagtaggtaagataaattctaagaaatttagatataacttatttattggATTATTTAAACCATTTGTAATGTTGAAAGATTTGTCTATGTTGTCAAACGTTTGTGCATTAAAATAGGCTTTTAATGCTGGATATTGTTCATTAATACGCTTCACCACTGCTAATAAACATAACCATCTTGTTGAACTGAGTTAAAGCATTTTatgagattttaaattaaataattgttgaatttcTTTAAGTTCTTGTTGTCTTTTAAAACTATGTtgcacataattataaatattcctgattaatatttctatatcatCGGGTAATTTACGGCAGGCATACTCTGCGCACAAAGCAAGAGAATGACAGATGCAtttcatgataaaaatatttggtatatcTTTTTTGAACAGAGCTTGCACAGAATTCTTACTTCCATGCATGACATTGCAACCATCGGCAGCAAAACCAATACAGTTTTTGATAAATGGTACATCATTGCTGGTAAAAAATTCTACAATgacactataaatatttttagcagAACCATCACTTAAAGgtagtaaacaaataaaactgtCAGTAACTTTAAAATCAATGCATGTTCGAACAACTAATGCTAAATGTTTTGTAGCACTCAGATCTGTTGACTTATCAATTAAAAgagaaaatgaaattaatttcaaagaTTCAATTAACAATTCAAACCCAGATTTACCaatcacattattaattatacttgtaCATTTTGTACGATCGCATGTcaacttttttaattcatttgcatctaatttaatagattttattaatgTCACTAAATGATCAGTGGAATTTATTGGTATATTGTGTTCTGCGATAAATGAAGCAATACGTGCCTCAGTGGTTTTAATATTCTTTGCCGAGTTTTTACTTTGAATAACCGACTTCATGTTAAATACTGATGTTACTTTTACATAACTCACAGCTCTGGTGTGTTTTTTTGAAATGCAGTAGAACCCCTCTAATCCGTCACCTTTGGGACTGGAGATATGGTCGGAACGCGAAAAAGGTCGAATTATCAGAATATAgagacaatttttatttagaattgaatattaaatttatttgtattcagaaataattacacatataaatgtactattgtataaatgtattattttaatataaattacttagaaAAAAAGTCAGTTATAGATTTTTGTTTAGAGAATGTAATTCTAGATTGAGCTGCAATATTTCTCCATTTCTTGATCCACAAAATGTCCATAGGTGTTGAGGTTGAGCTCTGCTCTATGTACTGAAGGGCAATATCAAAAGCATTCTTGGCATCGGTGTGTGAAATCTGGGTAGGGGGTTCGTCAGCATCACCGTCCGAGTCCTTGTTCACAGTTTCTTCACCGTTATTTTCCAAAACGGCGGTAATAATCTGATCGTCATTAAGATTTTCACTTGTTTCACAGTTTTTGTCACATTGGACAATCCATTCCTCAACTTCACTGGCAGGGAAATTCGGTTGTACACTTTGTAgatcttttattatttcttgCGTGTCGTTGTTTTGTTCATCTTCAATCTGGTCACTTTCAGTCATAACTTCCGGCCAAAGCTTACGCCAAGATTTTTGCAAAGTGTCAGGTTTTAGTTCCTCCCACGAATCAGCAATCGTATAGATAGCATCTTTGATATTAAGGGATTTCATTGATTCAAATATGTTAAAACCTTCTTCGGACTTTTCTAAAATTGAACTGATGTACTTTCTGCGATACCGCCTCTTTAACCATTCTATAACTCCCTGATCCATTGGTTGGATAAGTGATGTGACATTTGGAGGAAGGAAGATAGCTTTTATGTCCTCTTTCACTAATTCCTCCTCAGATGGATATGATGGTGCATTATCCAATAGCAATAGAGCACGAACAGggagatttttttgtttcaagtaTTTTTCAACAGATGGAACGAACTCATCGATAAACCAAGATTTGAAAAGATTGGAATCCATCCAAGCAGATTTTTGACTGCGATAATAAACCGGCAAGGAagataaatttatgtttttgaatgcCCTTGGCTTCTTAGATTTACCAATAACGAACAAAGGAAGCTTGTGTGTACCGTCAGCGTTGATGCAAGGAGCAATGGTTAGCCTATCTTTTATAAGTTTCGTTCCTGCAACGGTATCATTTGATGAAGCGAGCGTTTTGTTTGGCAGCATTTTATAGTTTAGGCTTGTCTCATCTATATTAAAGACTTGGCAAGGTAACAGTTCATATTCTTCGACAATTTCTTGAAATTTCACAGAAAAATTCTTGGCTGTCTCAGCATCAGCGGATAGTTTTTCACCAGAAATTGAAACAAACCGGACGCCATGACGGGTTTTCCAGCGATCAATCCAGCCTTCACTAGCGGCGAACTCACTTTCGGCTTCTAGTTTTTTGTGCAAAGCTATTGCCTTTTCTTTTATTAGGGGCCCAGATATTGGAGTTCCTTTTCTTCTTTCTTTGCAAAACCACATCCACAATGCATTGTCAAGCAGTTCAAGTTCAggttttttcaatgttttgcGTTTTTTAAGAGCGTTTTCACCATCTATAGTCACTGTATATGATTCAATGTCTTTCCAATTTTTTCTCCAATCTTTTATCGTCGTAACGCCTACATTGAGTTCCTTGGCAATTTTTTGAAGTGATTCCCCTTTGTCCAGTCTTTGTAGCACTGCTAATTTTTCATTTAGTGAAAGAGTAACGTGTTTACGTTTCATACCTGACATGTTGAAAATACACACAACTGTACACAATgcaaaacaaatatgtataatgtatacgtacgtaatttaataatattaaaatataatacacgttatAAACACAGAACACAGTCGTAGCAAAAGGAGTACTAAACTACTAAAGTGGATATGCGATAAGGGAAATATTAAACtggcaattaattttataaatctactataaattggaaaatccaaatgtatttttaaagtattaatatcaATAGTACTATGGTCGGATTAACCGGAGTGGCGGACCAACCGAGGGCGGATTAGAGGGGTTCTACTGTATTGTGATTTCTAACTGCCGACAATCCTCCTTTTAAATCTTGATTACAAGATTtgcaatgaaaatttaattcaccTTTTGTACTTTTGGCaatccattttttaaaatcttccTGTTCTTcccacatataattatatttatggtcGTAGCATTTTTTGGAAGTTGATGGAGCAATTTGAGTGTCTTCTATTTGATCATCCGACGAATCAGTGTGGTAATCAATATCCATACTTATAGTTGAGTCATATACAACTTAAAcactaaacagtaaacagtCAACACTCAAAACAGAACATGATCTGATATTGTGTTATTGGTTATTAGTTAgtagttatatacttacatcGTAATTCGTGAAATTGATTTGATagagtaattattaaataaatcagcAGCAgacacaaattaatttaatgcatATTCTATTCCGTGTGACCATATAGTACTGATAAGTGATAGTAGCAGCACATGAAATTTCATTTATTCTGTGGTAGCAGTCAGTGCTGTAGTCTGTAAATTTGTGGttgtgatatttatttatatcttaaatcgtgttgttgactatttttaaaattgtactatcattctatctataataattttttatctatgGTTGTCAATTGATACCACGGttgtatatatatctacaaCCGTGATTGGtactcggggggggggggggtcaaactttttatcatacaatttaaactaGAATTggatatatttgaaatttttagtgATAAATTGGTATGCGattgagataataataattctgtttattaaatttcaaatttatcccCATTTTATCGAGATTTATAAAAGTTTCGCCCCAAATCCCCAGGTACTCCAAATTTCCCCAGATTTGGAGATTTTTCTCCAAACCTGGCAACACTGGACTAGAACTAACTATTAGGGATGGGTAATTCATGAATGAATCGATTCAGCTAAATGAACTGATTGAATGGATTCAGTGCTGTAAAATGAATCGGTTCATGGGTAACACTGTTTCAAAACTGaattaggtaatattgttttatatctaTGGTTAAATTTTGTTCAATGTTCATGAAAACGACATCTAGtatacaatcattattttatgcCAAAAGGCAAAAATACCTGTGCccatgttatcattattatttattatcagttatcataaacaacacaaacaaatttaacaacattttgcaattcattatttatttaataaaaaataaaatatttatgacttatcgacttaaaatcaaaaacaaagttatggtaagtactaagtatgctattcttataattacataataataatcaactttttagtgtaaaataatttagtattataattgtataatttattttaaattgaaatttataaaaataattcgctCAACCCTTTTACTTGATAATCTATTTCGTTTTTCAGTTACAACTTGTCCACCTTTGGAAAATACACGTTCACTCGGAACAGATGTGCCTTGTATGCAAAAACGCCGtttcattatttcaaacaaagtagtgtaaatatttttgttttcattccaCCATTTTAATGGATCATTTGATCTTGCAATTAAAGGTTCTTGAAGATACTTATCTACTTCGATAATCATCAACGCTTTTGGATCCTGAGACTGAACTATATCAGTAACTTCCAAATCAAAGTCGTTCCAAATTGAATCTTCTTTATTACTCGCTGTCGGTGGTATCGGGTAAGTTGTCTAGTTACGTtgctgtacatttttttcactaattataatttttccttTGTTGAGAATAGATCTTTTTGTGTCttgaaaagaaaaatgatttttgaatccatattttttaaatcgaggATCTAAAAATGTTGCCTCGGCTAACAGCATATCTTTTTCTAAGTAACCAAATCTCTTATTTGTTTCTTcagttaatttatgtataaagcTGTCTATGTATGGAATTGACTGATGTTGGGTCATTAGTTTGTTACAAAAGTTAATTAAAGCCtgagtaaataaaatagttttagatATTGTTACTCCTTTTTCACTACTCATTTCAAGAGTTATTTCTTCAAATCGTTTCAGAATATCGCAAGATTTACTTATTATCTGCCAATCACCCGAAGTTAAACTGACATCATAATTAAGATCTGCTAAGGAAGACAGTATTGGAGTTTTCAATTCAAAAAACCGTTGGAACATATGAAACGTAGAACTCCAACGGGTGACTACGTCTTGTATAAGTTTATGGACTGGAGAGTAACCTAATTGTTCCTGCATTTGGTTCAATTTTTCAGTGGCGCGTGTACTTCTTTTAAAGTACTCGACAATGCTTTTAACTTTAACTCTAGTTTCTTTGATTTGGTCCAGAGAAGATTGAACAATAAGATTAAGGCTATGGGAAAAACATGAAACATGTCTCCACTGACATTGCTGAATCGCTGAAGTTATGTTTGAAGCATTGTCAGTAGTACAAGctgctattttatttttcaaaccccATTgacttacaatattttgaagacagtttttaatattttcacttgTGTGTCTCATTGGAAATTTTGCACATGAaagtaaatatgattttaattcacAGTTCTGATCTATGAAGTGTACAGTAATAGCCATATAAGTCTCATTTTTAAGTGATGTCCACGCATCTGTAGTTAAGGCAACATACTGTgcattaactaaaatatatgattggacttgtttgtatatttgattataaagaACAGGCAATAATGATGTTGAAAGGGTTTTCCTAGAGGGAAGGGAATAACCAGGGTTTAACATATTTACCAGCTTTATAAATTCAACATCTTCAACGATACTAAAGGGGTAATATTCTTTAACTATCATTTTAATTACCTGTTGTTCAATTAATTGCCTTTTTGATGCAGTTACTGGTTTGCtgaaataattagaaatttgaCATTGCTGTGGACAAATTGATGATGACGGCTGACGATTAAGAAGAGGAGATCTATCTTTATTAGATATTGAAGTTGATACGACTCCAGAATTAGAAGATGTTGATGCTGATAGATTGCCATTGTTACTAGAAGGATCATCTGGGTTATTTTCTTCTACATCAAAATTAGGTCTTGAACGTTTGGACAAATCAGTTGTTGGATGTTTAGATTTTATATGTCTTAATAAATTAGTTGTCGAAGATTGATTAAATTTAAGCACTGTTTTACAAAATCCACACTTAGCTTTATCACTTTCAATTACTGTGACATAATCCCAAATCACACTGGTcttgcgattcatttttataaaaaaaaagaatgtaatTAAAACacctgtaattttaatttaatacacaaacgtattcaaaaaatatgaattgacAAGACACAGTACAAACTTTTCAGTGGTCACTGGTGTGTTGTGAATGATgactatttatacaaaatataaacaaaattaaaagtatcTATCAAACAAATCTAGCCTGCAGGAACATGATTAATCATGTTTCTTATTGTATGTAAACAAagacataattatatatgtatgttctgtaatattattttgtgaatatggaataaatgattttgatgtaaaaaaagatattatagactatagtattttatttatataaaataaataatatacaccataTCTCAAGATGTTCTGACGTACTCAATAATTTttctacattaaatattatagttatttgtcGTCGTCATGCAAAAAGCGATCAAgcgaacaattttataattaataactgcacaatttttatttttttatcttggtCGATTTTTTATGACTGCAACTGAGTTGTGATATAGTATAGCAATTGTGCAAAGAGtaagcaattaaaaaaactaaaattgttttaaaattaaaactaaagtaTTGTCAATCAACTCAATTTATTtccagtataaaaatatatataaattataaatattttcacaagTTATGATTCAtaaccaattaattttttatttaaaaatattttagttagtaGCTAATTCTattgacaaatttattttataaatgtatttaaattagtcGTTTCGTTGTTCCCAATCAGTATATATCATGCATTTTTCatgaattgtaataataatattttctttttggaaaaacaatttaagtctttattctttaattatgtGTAGAAGTCGCAATGTCATGTTGGCTTCAATAGCTATATACATTACACAGTATAGATAAACatccatatatttaatatctataactttttcaattatttttac from the Acyrthosiphon pisum isolate AL4f chromosome X, pea_aphid_22Mar2018_4r6ur, whole genome shotgun sequence genome contains:
- the LOC100164439 gene encoding jerky protein homolog-like, with translation MSGMKRKHVTLSLNEKLAVLQRLDKGESLQKIAKELNVGVTTIKDWRKNWKDIESYTVTIDGENALKKRKTLKKPELELLDNALWMWFCKERRKGTPISGPLIKEKAIALHKKLEAESEFAASEGWIDRWKTRHGVRFVSISGEKLSADAETAKNFSVKFQEIVEEYELLPCQVFNIDETSLNYKMLPNKTLASSNDTVAGTKLIKDRLTIAPCINADGTHKLPLFVIGKSKKPRAFKNINLSSLPVYYRSQKSAWMDSNLFKSWFIDEFVPSVEKYLKQKNLPVRALLLLDNAPSYPSEEELVKEDIKAIFLPPNVTSLIQPMDQGVIEWLKRRYRRKYISSILEKSEEGFNIFESMKSLNIKDAIYTIADSWEELKPDTLQKSWRKLWPEVMTESDQIEDEQNNDTQEIIKDLQSVQPNFPASEVEEWIVQCDKNCETSENLNDDQIITAVLENNGEETVNKDSDGDADEPPTQISHTDAKNAFDIALQYIEQSSTSTPMDILWIKKWRNIAAQSRITFSKQKSITDFFSK
- the LOC100569177 gene encoding zinc finger BED domain-containing protein 1-like, with the translated sequence MNRKTSVIWDYVTVIESDKAKCGFCKTVLKFNQSSTTNLLRHIKSKHPTTDLSKRSRPNFDVEENNPDDPSSNNGNLSASTSSNSGVVSTSISNKDRSPLLNRQPSSSICPQQCQISNYFSKPVTASKRQLIEQQVIKMIVKEYYPFSIVEDVEFIKLYVALTTDAWTSLKNETYMAITVHFIDQNCELKSYLLSCAKFPMRHTSENIKNCLQNIVSQWGLKNKIAACTTDNASNITSAIQQCQWRHVSCFSHSLNLIVQSSLDQIKETRVKVKSIVEYFKRSTRATEKLNQMQEQLGYSPVHKLIQDVVTRWSSTFHMFQRFFELKTPILSSLADLNYDVSLTSGDWQIISKSCDILKRFEEITLEMSSEKGVTISKTILFTQALINFCNKLMTQHQSIPYIDSFIHKLTEETNKRFGYLEKDMLLAEATFLDPRFKKYGFKNHFSFQDTKRSILNKGKIIITSNKEDSIWNDFDLEVTDIVQSQDPKALMIIEVDKYLQEPLIARSNDPLKWWNENKNIYTTLFEIMKRRFCIQGTSVPSERVFSKGGQVVTEKRNRLSIVYDSTISMDIDYHTDSSDDQIEDTQIAPSTSKKCYDHKYNYMWEEQEDFKKWIAKSTKGELNFHCKSCNQDLKGGLSAVRNHNTVEPL